A segment of the Desulfitobacterium dehalogenans ATCC 51507 genome:
TTTTTTCGGGGCAGCCTGTATTCTTAAGGCTGCCCTTTCTCCGAACATATATTATTTTAGTAAATCAGACATTTTTAGTCGCTGCTTCGGTTTTTTCGAACTCATCCTTAATCTCTTTTGAGGGTTCAGTGGTCAGCAGGCTGACGATAAGGATGGAAAGCAAGCCCACGATAAAGCCGGGTATCATTTCGTAGACTGCGTCGAAGGCAGGGAACTGTTCCCAGAGGATAACGGTGGCTGAGCCCATAATCATGCCGGCCAGGGCTCCCCATTTGTTCATCCGTTTCCAGTAGAGGCTTAAAAGAATAACAGGACCAAAGGCGGAACCAAAACCGGCCCAGGCATAGCCTACCAGGTTGAGAATGGTATCATTTTGAGTCCAGGCCAGATAGGTGGCCAAAAGAGCAACGAGCAGAACACAGAGACGGCTGACGAAAACCAGCTCCTTATCTTTAGCCTCACGACGGAAGAGAATCCGATAAATATCCTCAGTCAGGGAGCTGGAGGTTACCAGAAGCTGAGAGGAAATAGTGCTCATAATAGCCGCAAGAATAGCGGAAATCAGGAAGCCGGTGACAATGGGATGGAAGAGAATTTTACCCAGCTCGATAAATACCGTCTCAGGGTCAGCCAGAGCAGGGCCATGAGTGGCAAAGTAAGCGATACCTATGAGGCCGGTAAACATAGCTCCCACTTCAGAGAAGACCATCCAGCTCATACCAATGCGGCGGGACTTTTTGATCTCGTTCACTGAAGAGATGGCCATAAAACGCACAATGATATGGGGTTGGCCGAAATAGCCTAAGCCCCAGGCCAAGAGGGAGATGATACCAATAACACTGGTTCCGGTGAAGATATTTAAGAGTGCTGGATCAATGGCTTGAATGGTGGCGAAGGAAGATCCAAGGCCCCCGCTATACCAAAGTGTAACAATCGGTACCATGATTAATGCGGTAACCATGATTAATCCCTGGACAAAGTCCGTAAAGCTAACGGCTAAGAATCCTCCAATCAGGGTATACCCTACAATAACCAGAAGAATTAACCAAAGCCCTGTATGGTAGCCGATACCAAAGGTTGTATTGAAGAGAACAGCGCCGGAAACCAAACCGGAAGAGACATAGAAAGTAAAGAAAATAATAATGACGAGTGCGGAAACTAAACGAATGACATGGGAAGTATCATGAAAACGATGTCCAAGGAAAGAGGGAATGGTAATGGAATTACTGGCAATTTCCGTGTAAGAACGCAGGCGGGGAGCTACATAGAGCCAGTTAAAATAGGCACCAATGGTAAGTCCGACCACAATCCACCCAGAGCTGATTCCTGAAGCGAACATGGCTCCTGGCAGTCCCATCATGAGCCAGCCGCTCATATCCGAGGCACCGGCGCTCAAAGCTGTGACCGCTGGGCCCAGAGTTCGTCCCCCAATCATGTAATCGGATAGATTCGTGGTTCTCTTGTAAGAATAATACCCGATGGCCAGCATCATGACCATGTAGAAGATAACCGAAAAAGCAACCACTCAAACATCACTCTCCTTCTTTTTTGAAATTTTTATATATAAAAGCATCTATTATAGTACACATAATAATATCATAAGACCTATAGATTTATAAGTGGGAAATGAATAAGTATACATTATTTTTTAATATTCTTTCATTTCATTAATTGCTTTCATTAAACTGCTTGAAAAAGAAAAAGCAACCTCAGACCATTAAAATTATCTGGTCCGAGGTTGTTTTTCAGCTGTGAAAAAGCTTAAGCCTTCTCCAATACTTCTTTTAAATCGTCACGTACGCTTTCCTTAGCCAAGGGGACTTGTGCGCGATAGGCAGAACGACAGATAACATGGGATGAAACAGGAGAGGTAAGAAACACAAAGAAAATGCCAAGGAATAACTTGATACTGAAATAATCCTCCACAAACAGGAAAAAGAGGAAGGTCCCCAGCAGGACAAATAATACTCCTAATGTAGAGCTTTTGGAAAGAGCATGGGCGCGATTATAGACATCCGGGAGCCGAATAAAGCCAATGGCACTGAGGAAACCCAATATAGTTCCGATTAAGATAATGATCCCTATACCTAACTCAATCAGCGTGTTCGCGTTCAATGACAATCCCCCTCTCGATAAATCGTGCAAAAGCGATGGTTCCGATAAAGGAGAGAATCCCAATCAATAGAATCACTTCAAAAAAAGCTGTAGTTCTGAGAAATACGGAAAAGATGGCTACCGCGGCAATAATATTAATGCCGAGGGCATCCAGGGCTTGAACACGTTCAGAGGCCGTGGGCCCTTTGACACAACGGTAAATCGTTGCCAAGATGGAAAGAGTTGAAAAGCATAAGGATAAAAATATGACCCAAAATAAGATTCCCTCTATCATAGCCTTGTCACCTTCTTAATAGCATCTTCAAACTTTTCTTTAGAGCGGATGACTGAATCGCTCAGTTCGGGAATATCCATAGCGTGGATATAGAACATCCTCTTGTCCGGAGAGATCTCCATCACTACGGATCCTGGGGTCAAAGTGATGAGAAGTGCCAGAAGAGTCACTTCCACATCGGATTCCAAACTGGTTTCCAAGGAAAAAATCCCCGGCTTAATATCAATCTTCGGCTTGATGATTTCCCGAATCACCATGATGCTGGATGTAAAAAGTTCATAAATAAAGAGAAAAAAGAGCTCCGCAACAGCTTGTAAAGTGAAAAGGTAGAATTTGCTGTTCAGAAAACGCCGTAAAATGAAGAGAACCAGGATGCCAAACAGATATCCGCTTGAAAAGGTTAAGATGCTCCAATCATCCTGAAAAAACATCCATAAAACTCCGATAAATAAATTGATTAACACCTGCATTGGCATCGAATCACCTCTTTCCCTCATGTGCACTTACTGGAATCTCTCCTGGAGAACGGCATCAATATAGATCTGGGGCTCCAGCAATCCCGCCACCGCTAAATCTATGACTCCATGGAGTCCTTCTGCCCCTATGCCCAAGGCGACAGTACAGGCTGTAAGTAGGGCGATGGGGAGCAGCAGTCCTTTTGTGGTTCCTTTTTCCGTTTCTTCCGTAAAGTTTGTGTATCCCCAGAACACATTCATGAACAGCTTTAACATAGAATACAAGACCATCAGGCTGGTGAACAGACCGATGCCGCCGAGCCAAAAGTAATCGGCGCGAAAGGTCCCTTCAGTGACAAAGATTTTGCCGACGAAACCACTCAAGGGAGGGATGCCGGATAGGGATAAGGCCGCAATAAAGAACATCCAGCCTAATTGAGGATGTAAGCGAATCAGTCCGCTCATTTCCTTAAGTTTGCCTGTACCTGTCAAATGAAGGATTGTTCCTCCTAAAAGGAAAAGGAGAGCTTTGACAATCATGTCATGGACCAGATAATAGATGGATCCCCGCAGGCCTGTTTCAGTGAAGGAGGCAAAGCCTGCCAAAATAAAGCCGACCCCAACTACCACATTATAGGTCAGGATACTCTTGATATCCCCGAAAGCAACTGCTCCCATGGCTCCTAAAAGCATGGTCACGGCAGCGAGAACACCGATGAGAAGATGGGTGACTTCCGGTTCATGGTAAAAAACAAGAGAAAACAAACGAATAATGGAGTAGATCCCAACCTTGGTTAACAAGGCCGCAAACAGAGCGGCTATAGCTGTAGGGGGGGTACTATAAGAACCTGGAAGCCAGAAGAAGAGAAACAGGCCGGCTTTCAGACTAAATACGATTAAGAACAAAAAGGCTACCGCAGTCATCAGTCCATCCTGTCCGATCTCCGCCACCCGAACAGATAAATGGGCTAAGTTCAACGTTCCGGTCATTCGATAAAGAAAGGCCAGGGCAATCAGGAAGAGGAAAGATGACACCATATTAATCAGAATATAGTGAATGGATTCCTTTAGCTGTATCTTGGTTCCCCCTAAAGTGATCAGCACATAGGAGGCAACCAACATGACCTCAAAGCACACGAATAGGTTAAAAATATCCCCGGTAAGGAAGGAACCGTTTACACCTGCGATTAAGAATAAGGTTAAGGGATAAAAATAATGCCGCTCTCGCTCTATACCGATGGAGGAGAAAGCATAATACACGCAACAAAAAGTGACGACTGCAGTGACTAAGACCAGCAAAATCGAAAGCATATCAGCTACTAAACTTATGCCGAAGGGAGCTTCCCACCCTCCCAGTTGAAGGGTTTGAATTCCTGTTTCTTGGATTTCCCTCATGATAAAAAGAGCCGCGATTCCCACCAGGGTGGTGGTGAGGAGGCTTAGGAGCCGATGGAGACGGATATGATTGCGCAAAATAACCATGATCATTCCGGCAATAATCGGGAGGATGATCGGGAGTATCACTAAATTATTCATCATGATACCCCCTTAATTCTTCCAAATCGTCAGTCCCCAGGACGTTATAGGTTCGATAGCTCAATACTAAGAAGAGGGCCGTGGTGGCGAAGTTAATAACAATAGCCGTAAGTAAAAGAGCCTGGGGAAGGGGATCCGTGAAAAAGCTCTCCTTTAGGCCCAGAAGAGGTGGTCCGCCCTTTTTTAATCCTCCCATGGTTAGGATCAGCAGATTGACCCCGTGCCCGATAATGGAGGTTCCTAAAATAACCCGGAGCAAAGTTTTAGAGAGGATCAAGTATGTGCCTATGGTAAATAAAATTCCGATCACTATTGCCATCAATGTTTCCATTTATCGATCATCACCTATACTCATAATAATGGTTAAAGACGTTCCAATAACAGCTAAGGCAACCCCTACATCGAACAATACGGCGGTGGCCATCTCCGTCCTTCCGAACAGCGGAAGATGAACATAACCGAAGGCTTGGGTTAAAAAAGGCTCTCCTATAAGCATTCCCCGTGCCCCTGTAAAGACAGAAATCAGCACCCCGGCCCCGGCAAGGGCTTTAAAATCCACAGGGAAATTTTTGCGGACTTTTTCAATCCCATAGACTAAAAAGAGAAGGACGATGGCCGCGACAAATGCCAGTCCGCCGATAAATCCGCCCCCTGGGTTGTGATGACCGGAAACAAAAAGATTGACGGCGAAGGTCAGGATAATGACAACGGCCACTTTAGTTACTGTCCGCAGAATGACATCATTAGGATCTTTCATTCTCTTTCCCTCCTGCCATACGCAGCTTTATTAATGTATATACTCCTAACCCCGCCATAGACAGGACCAGAATTTCCAACATAGTATCAAATCCCCGAAAATCCACCAGAATGGCGTTGACGATATTTTTCGCGCCGGCAAGCTCATAGGCATTTTCGTAATAACCGGAAATAGACTCAGGGAGGGGATTCCCGTTTGCAGACAGAGCAACCATAGTCATAACGATACCAATGGCCAGGGAGACCAAGCCATTGACCACTTTAGTGGGAAGGGGAGTGTTCTCTTTTTTTAACTTGGGTAAATGGTAAAAGCAAAGTAAAAATAATACTGTGGTGATGGTCTCTACCACGAGTTGGGTGAGGGCTAAATCCGGAGCGCGGAAGAGAACAAAGAAGAAGACCACAAGAAAGCCTAAGGATCCTACCGCAACAACGGAGGTCAGGCGTGTTTGGGCCAGGAGAACGGTGACGGCGGAAATGACCATGGCTGCCAGCAAAGCAAGCTCATAGATGCTGAAGGAAGCATCCAGAGAAGGGTCAAAAACGATCCCTTTTGAAAAGACCATTGCCCCTCCTACGGCCACAATAATAAAGGTTAAGATATAGATAAGATAATCCCGAAGGGAGCCTGTCATATACCGTTTGGTTAGAGACAGGGAAAGGGACTCCATCCTTTCCAGAGAGGTCTCATAGATATGGTTCAAGGTTAAAGCCTGAGGGTAAGTGCGGTAGAGCTTCTGCCACTTTTTCAAGGTCTTGTACAGAATAAGCCCAAAGACGATCACTCCAAGGGTCATCAGAAGTTCGGGAGTAACCCCATGCCATGGACTGACATGAACTGTTAAAAGTCCTTCCTGAGCAAGAGGGGGCAGGACCGCGGCCCAGGCAGGGGCCAATACATACTGGACCAGGACATTGGGGAAGAAAAATAGGATCACCACTAAAGCCGCCAACACTATAGGGGGGATCAACATTCCCAGAGGCGCTTCGTGGGCTTGTTTCCCCAGCTTGTGTTTCGGTTGACCTGTAAAGGTCCTGAAGACCATGATCATGCAGTAGACAAAGGTTAAGATGCTGGCGATCCAGGCAAGGACAGGAATGAGAAGTGATATTTCCGAAGCGTTTAATACGGCGGTAAAGAAGAGCTCTTTGCTTAAAAACCCGTTAAAAGGAGGCAGCCCCGCCATAGATAAACTTCCGATGAGAGCCAGGGTAAAAGAAATAGGCATGATATGCATTAATCCGCCCAGTTTCCTGATATCCCGGGTGCCTGTTTCATGGTCGATGATCCCCACCACCATAAAGAGGCAGCCCTTAAAGGTGGAATGATTGACTAAATGAAAGAGTGCTGTAAAGATAGCGAGAGCATAGGCAGTTTTGGCATTTCCAGCGTCAAGTGCCAACGCAGCAGAGCCCAGCCCTAATAAGCTCATGATAAGCCCCAACTGGCTAATGGTAGAGTAAGCTAATAAAGCTTTTAAATCCGTCTGCCTTATAGCGTTGAAAGAACCGTAAAGCAGGGTAACAAGGCCAATACCTGAAACCAGCCAGAACCAGACCTCTCCCCCGCCAAAGACAGGAGTAAGGCGGGCAACTAAATAAATGCCTGCTTTCACCATCGTGGCCGAATGCAGATAGGCGCTCACAGGGGTTGGGGCCTCCATGGCATCAGGCAGCCATATACTAAAGGGAAATTGAGCAGATTTGGTGAAGGCGCCGATCAAGATCAATACCATCGCCGGCAGGAATAAGGAATGAGAGTGAATCTCCCCCAGACTATGGATCATCTCACGAATGCTATGGGTATCGGTCATCATGGTAAGGAGGATGAATCCTGCCAGCATAGCTAACCCGCCAAAAACCGTAATCAGCAAGGATTTACGGGCACCGGAGCGGGACTTCTCCCGTTCAAACCAGTAGGCTATCAATAAAAAAGAAGAAATGCTGGTCATTTCCCAAAAAACATATAAGGTAAAAATATTATCGGAAAGCACAACCCCCAGCATGGCTCCCATAAATAAGAGCAAATAGATATAAAAATTGTGTAAAGCTTCTTTGTGCTTGGAAAGATAATAGATAGAATAGAGAATGACCAGAAATCCTACTCCGCTGATGAGCAGGCCGAAGATCAAGGATAAACCATCTATAAGAAGGGTGATATTAATATCATAGGAAGGAATCCAAGGAAGGCTTAGGGCAATGATTTCTCCTGAAGATAGGGTGGGAATCGTGGATAAAAAAGCGAAAAAGATCAACAAAGGGATCCAGAGGACGAACCAGCCTGTATGAATCTTAGGAGTAAATTTCTTATGTAAAAGGGGAACTATGGGAGAAAATAGGAAAGGTATCCCTAAAACAAGATAGAGCCAAACCATCTATCCTCCTCCTTTTCTGTTCTATTCTTTAATAGTTGACTGATAAAGATTCATGAGCTATAGTCATATTTAAGTTAGTCGGTGTTTAAGCAAAATACACCTGTACAAGATTCTGAGGTGGGACAAAATGTTTAAAAAGAAAAAGCATATGGACGAAGGGCTTCTTGTTTGTATTTATTATGGCCCTAACGGTGAGCGACTCATACGGCGTGGCAGCAAGATTGCGAAAATGTTTGGCTGCCCACTCTATATATTGACCGTGGATTCCAAACCTTTTGATGAGTTGGATGCGGAAAAATCCATCTATATTACCAAATGGAAAAAATTAGCTAACGAGCTTGATGCAGACGGGTTTATTTTGAAGGATAATGAGCAGCGTCCTGTCTACAAAGTGATTGCTGAAACAGCCCGGGAAAAAAGAGCTACCCAGATTATCATAGGTCAAACGGTCCAAAGCCGCTGGGAACAAATTACCAAGGAATCCATTGTTAATTTACTTTTAAGGGAAATCCCTTTCGTGGACCTTCACATCATATCAGTGGCCCGTTACCTTAGAGATCCGGACAGCAATTATGAAAAAGGTGTCCGGGCTTATCTAATGACGGACGGGGAAAACTTCCGGCTGGTCTTTAAACATTCGAAAGAAATCGTTTATGAAGGTATTTTTTTCAAAGAATATGGTACCGACTTTAATAACGGGATTTTTAAGTTCATTAAGGATGGCGAAACATTACAGGTCCAGGTCATTGAAGATAGGGTTACGGAGTTGACCAATGTGGACATGGAACCCAATGAGAATGATGAAGACTGAGACTTTCTACACGCTCCACTGAAGACAGTGGAGCTTTTGTTTTATAAATTGACATTAACTTTTATGAATCGAGTTTCTTCTTTATCAATACCGATATATTTTAAGGTTTCCGAAGGAGAATGATGGTGAAAGGTTTTCATCAAAATAGAAATTGCTATACCGGCTCTGAAAGCATGGTAGCCGAAAGTTTTTCTCAAAGTATGGGTGCCTATCTTCCCGGGAATGCCCACCTTTCGTGCAGCATCATTAATGATTCGGTAGGCTTGTTGGCGGGTAATAGGAAGGTTGTCTTTTTTGGATTTAAAGAGATAATCGCTATCACGCAAACGGGCAAGGGTTAAGTATTTAATTAACTCTTCTTGAATCCTGTTATTAATGTAGTAGGCCCTTTCTTCTTTGCTTTTTTCATCATGAATGAGTAGGAATTCTTTGATCCTGCCATCCTCCCACACGTCATTGAGCTTAAGAGTCAGTAAGTCACTGATTCTCAACCCGGTATTAATACCGAAGACAAAAAGTAAAAGATCCCGTTGAGAGTGATTGCTCAATAATTTCTTAATCGCGTTAATGCTCTCCACATCTTTAATGGGATCAACGTATTCCACATTGGACCCTCCTTAATGTGACATAATCACATTTTAGCAAAATTTGAGTAACATTACAAACACAAATCATACCAAGTACATAGAAAAAGGGGAAATAGAGCAAACTCTTTGTTGAAGGATTATGCCGATGGAGAATGGATCATCCCATCGATAAGGAGTGAAGCCAATGAGTGAAGCGGTTCTCGAGAAAATCGAAGGCCGAGTGAGTTATCACGATTCGGTAGAGGAGATGCTGGTCAGAATTCGCGAAGACGGAATGTCCAATGTCTTTGACCGCTATGAAGCCCAGGAAAAAATCCGCTGTAAATTTTGTTTGCAGGGTCTAAGTTGCCAGCAATGCTCTCAAGGTCCTTGCCGGATCAATGAAAAGGGGGAACAAGATCGCGGGGTTTGCGGGATTGGTCCTGATGCCATGGCGATGCGGAAGCTGCTCTTGCAAAATATTATGGGAGCAGGTACATACAGTCATCATGCCTATGAAGCTTTTCGTACTTTGAAAGCTACCGGGGAAGGAAAAACACCCTTTAAGATTAAAGAGCCGGAGAAGCTTAAATGGATGTGTGAAAAATTAGGGATTGATACCAATCAAGATATTAATAAGATGGCCATTCAATTGGCTGATTTATTGGAACATCAACAACAGATCGGAGTAGAAGAAAAAAACCTTATGGTGGAAGCTTTTGCGCCGAAAAAAAGGAAACAAGTATGGCGGGATTTAAATATTTACCCCGCGGGAACCGTTCATGAAGAGCAAAACTGTGTGGCAAGCTGTCTCACCAATGTGGACGGAAACTATGCCTCCCTTGCTTTAAAAGCACTGCGCTTAGGTCTGGCTACTATTTATAACTCACAAATTGGGCTGGAGATGGTTCAAGACATTCTCTTTGGCACTCCTCAACCTCATGAAGTGGATGTGGACCTAGGAATCATGTGTCCGGAACATATTAATATCGTCTTTAACGGACATCAACCCTGGATTGGCGCAGCAATGATTGAAAGAGCCCGCTCCTCTGATGTGCAGGAAAAGGCCAGGGCAGCGGGAGCTAAAGGCCTGCGTGTGGTGGGCTCCATCGAAACCGGACAAGAGCTCCTGCAACGCTTTGAGATGGATGATGTTTTCGTGGGCCTGATGGGCAACTGGTTGACTATTGAGCCTCTGCTGGCCACAGGAACAGTGGATGTCTTAGCTATGGAAGAAAACTGCTCCCCTCCGGCTATCGATATGTATGCAGAGAAATACCAGGCCACCCTGGTCTCCATCAGCACCATCATCGATATTCCCGGCTTGCAGCATAAACTTCCTTATGATCCGTCCGAAACGGATAAAATTGTGGAAACTTTGATCGATTTAGCTATCGATAACTTCAAGAAAAGAAAAGGTAAAGTCACTCCTAAGGTTCCTCAGCATAAGACGAAAGCCATTGCCGGATTCTCCACAGAAGCTGTCCTCGGTGCCTTGGGGAACAAGCTGGATCCCTTGGTAGAAGTTATCGCTGCCGGTAAGATCAAAGGAGTTGTGGCTTTGGCCAACTGCTCTACCTTAAGGAATGGTCCCCAAGACTGGAATACGGTTAACCTGACGAAACAGCTGATCAAGAAGGACATCCTTGTAGTAGCCGGTGGATGTGGAAACCACGCTTTGGAAGTAGCCGGACTTTGTAATTTGGACTCCATTAAGGAAGCCGGTCCTGGGCTGCAAGAGATTTGCACTGCTTTAAAGATTCCTCCGGTTCTAAGCTTTGGAACCTGTACCGATACAGGACGAATCAGCATGTTGGTTACCGCTCTGGCGGATCACCTGGATGTGGATATCCCCCAGCTTCCTATCGCTGTCACGGCTCCGGAGTGGATGGAGCAAAAGGCTACCATCGATGGTGTCTTTGCCGTAGCTTATGGAGCCTATACTCATCTTTCTCCCACACCATTTATAACGGGTGCTCCTCAATTAATTAAGCTCTTGACCGAGGATGTAGAAGGATTGACCGGCGGAAAAGTGGCTGTAGGGGACGATCCCGTGGAAGTAGCCCAGGGTATTGAAGCTCATATTATGGCGAAACGAAAAGGGTTAGGTTTGCATTAGGAAGAAGGGTTAGGAGACGCCGGCCAAAAGGACCGGCGCTTCTTTTTTAAGTTTTTTTAGGTTGCTTAATCAACAGCAAAGGAAAGTCGAATGACTTTCTCGAATAATTAAAATCACCTGAGGAAGTATAGCTTTGAATCTAAATAGGAAGTTAAGGAGTATGTCCATGAATTCTTGTACTGCTTGCCATAGTTGTGGATGTCATTCAGAAGGGCGATTCTGCGCTTCAAAGGTTCCTATATTTTCCATGCTTGCTGATGAACAGCTTGCGGTGATTACCGGCTTGATCACACGGCGACGTTATAAAAAGGGTCAGGTCCTTTTTTTCGAAGGGGATGTATCAGATAAGTTCTACATCATTAATCACGGGAAAATTAAGACCTTTAAGCATACCAGGGAGGGTAAGGAACAAATCCTCTATATTCTTACTGAAGGCGATTTTATTGGTGACTTGAGCCTCCTGAAGAAGAGCGCATTTCAATATAATGCGGAGGCACTGGAGGATGTCGGTGTCTGTACTCTATCCAAAGATGATCTGGATAAAATCTTAAAAGAAAATCCAGAGATTTGTTTAAGAATCTTAGAAAGTGTCCATGATCGCCTTGTGGATCTTGAGAACTTAGTCCAGACCTTAAGCACCAAGGATGTGGAGGCAAGAATCGCCGGCCTGTTATTTAATTTCTCTAAGAATTTTGGCGAACACAAAGACGGCAAAGTAATACTCAATATGGTCTTGACACGTGAGGAGATGGCTAATTTTATCGGAGTGACCCGAGAGACCATGAGTCGTAAGCTATCCGGTATGCAGGATG
Coding sequences within it:
- the putP gene encoding sodium/proline symporter PutP — protein: MVAFSVIFYMVMMLAIGYYSYKRTTNLSDYMIGGRTLGPAVTALSAGASDMSGWLMMGLPGAMFASGISSGWIVVGLTIGAYFNWLYVAPRLRSYTEIASNSITIPSFLGHRFHDTSHVIRLVSALVIIIFFTFYVSSGLVSGAVLFNTTFGIGYHTGLWLILLVIVGYTLIGGFLAVSFTDFVQGLIMVTALIMVPIVTLWYSGGLGSSFATIQAIDPALLNIFTGTSVIGIISLLAWGLGYFGQPHIIVRFMAISSVNEIKKSRRIGMSWMVFSEVGAMFTGLIGIAYFATHGPALADPETVFIELGKILFHPIVTGFLISAILAAIMSTISSQLLVTSSSLTEDIYRILFRREAKDKELVFVSRLCVLLVALLATYLAWTQNDTILNLVGYAWAGFGSAFGPVILLSLYWKRMNKWGALAGMIMGSATVILWEQFPAFDAVYEMIPGFIVGLLSILIVSLLTTEPSKEIKDEFEKTEAATKNV
- the mnhG gene encoding monovalent cation/H(+) antiporter subunit G, whose amino-acid sequence is MSLNANTLIELGIGIIILIGTILGFLSAIGFIRLPDVYNRAHALSKSSTLGVLFVLLGTFLFFLFVEDYFSIKLFLGIFFVFLTSPVSSHVICRSAYRAQVPLAKESVRDDLKEVLEKA
- a CDS encoding Na(+)/H(+) antiporter subunit F1: MIEGILFWVIFLSLCFSTLSILATIYRCVKGPTASERVQALDALGINIIAAVAIFSVFLRTTAFFEVILLIGILSFIGTIAFARFIERGIVIEREHAD
- a CDS encoding Na+/H+ antiporter subunit E; protein product: MQVLINLFIGVLWMFFQDDWSILTFSSGYLFGILVLFILRRFLNSKFYLFTLQAVAELFFLFIYELFTSSIMVIREIIKPKIDIKPGIFSLETSLESDVEVTLLALLITLTPGSVVMEISPDKRMFYIHAMDIPELSDSVIRSKEKFEDAIKKVTRL
- a CDS encoding Na+/H+ antiporter subunit D is translated as MNNLVILPIILPIIAGMIMVILRNHIRLHRLLSLLTTTLVGIAALFIMREIQETGIQTLQLGGWEAPFGISLVADMLSILLVLVTAVVTFCCVYYAFSSIGIERERHYFYPLTLFLIAGVNGSFLTGDIFNLFVCFEVMLVASYVLITLGGTKIQLKESIHYILINMVSSFLFLIALAFLYRMTGTLNLAHLSVRVAEIGQDGLMTAVAFLFLIVFSLKAGLFLFFWLPGSYSTPPTAIAALFAALLTKVGIYSIIRLFSLVFYHEPEVTHLLIGVLAAVTMLLGAMGAVAFGDIKSILTYNVVVGVGFILAGFASFTETGLRGSIYYLVHDMIVKALLFLLGGTILHLTGTGKLKEMSGLIRLHPQLGWMFFIAALSLSGIPPLSGFVGKIFVTEGTFRADYFWLGGIGLFTSLMVLYSMLKLFMNVFWGYTNFTEETEKGTTKGLLLPIALLTACTVALGIGAEGLHGVIDLAVAGLLEPQIYIDAVLQERFQ
- a CDS encoding Na(+)/H(+) antiporter subunit C, which translates into the protein METLMAIVIGILFTIGTYLILSKTLLRVILGTSIIGHGVNLLILTMGGLKKGGPPLLGLKESFFTDPLPQALLLTAIVINFATTALFLVLSYRTYNVLGTDDLEELRGYHDE
- a CDS encoding Na(+)/H(+) antiporter subunit B; the protein is MKDPNDVILRTVTKVAVVIILTFAVNLFVSGHHNPGGGFIGGLAFVAAIVLLFLVYGIEKVRKNFPVDFKALAGAGVLISVFTGARGMLIGEPFLTQAFGYVHLPLFGRTEMATAVLFDVGVALAVIGTSLTIIMSIGDDR
- a CDS encoding Na+/H+ antiporter subunit A, with the translated sequence MVWLYLVLGIPFLFSPIVPLLHKKFTPKIHTGWFVLWIPLLIFFAFLSTIPTLSSGEIIALSLPWIPSYDINITLLIDGLSLIFGLLISGVGFLVILYSIYYLSKHKEALHNFYIYLLLFMGAMLGVVLSDNIFTLYVFWEMTSISSFLLIAYWFEREKSRSGARKSLLITVFGGLAMLAGFILLTMMTDTHSIREMIHSLGEIHSHSLFLPAMVLILIGAFTKSAQFPFSIWLPDAMEAPTPVSAYLHSATMVKAGIYLVARLTPVFGGGEVWFWLVSGIGLVTLLYGSFNAIRQTDLKALLAYSTISQLGLIMSLLGLGSAALALDAGNAKTAYALAIFTALFHLVNHSTFKGCLFMVVGIIDHETGTRDIRKLGGLMHIMPISFTLALIGSLSMAGLPPFNGFLSKELFFTAVLNASEISLLIPVLAWIASILTFVYCMIMVFRTFTGQPKHKLGKQAHEAPLGMLIPPIVLAALVVILFFFPNVLVQYVLAPAWAAVLPPLAQEGLLTVHVSPWHGVTPELLMTLGVIVFGLILYKTLKKWQKLYRTYPQALTLNHIYETSLERMESLSLSLTKRYMTGSLRDYLIYILTFIIVAVGGAMVFSKGIVFDPSLDASFSIYELALLAAMVISAVTVLLAQTRLTSVVAVGSLGFLVVFFFVLFRAPDLALTQLVVETITTVLFLLCFYHLPKLKKENTPLPTKVVNGLVSLAIGIVMTMVALSANGNPLPESISGYYENAYELAGAKNIVNAILVDFRGFDTMLEILVLSMAGLGVYTLIKLRMAGGKENERS
- a CDS encoding universal stress family protein, which encodes MFKKKKHMDEGLLVCIYYGPNGERLIRRGSKIAKMFGCPLYILTVDSKPFDELDAEKSIYITKWKKLANELDADGFILKDNEQRPVYKVIAETAREKRATQIIIGQTVQSRWEQITKESIVNLLLREIPFVDLHIISVARYLRDPDSNYEKGVRAYLMTDGENFRLVFKHSKEIVYEGIFFKEYGTDFNNGIFKFIKDGETLQVQVIEDRVTELTNVDMEPNENDED
- a CDS encoding tyrosine-type recombinase/integrase yields the protein MEYVDPIKDVESINAIKKLLSNHSQRDLLLFVFGINTGLRISDLLTLKLNDVWEDGRIKEFLLIHDEKSKEERAYYINNRIQEELIKYLTLARLRDSDYLFKSKKDNLPITRQQAYRIINDAARKVGIPGKIGTHTLRKTFGYHAFRAGIAISILMKTFHHHSPSETLKYIGIDKEETRFIKVNVNL
- the cooS gene encoding anaerobic carbon-monoxide dehydrogenase catalytic subunit; translation: MSEAVLEKIEGRVSYHDSVEEMLVRIREDGMSNVFDRYEAQEKIRCKFCLQGLSCQQCSQGPCRINEKGEQDRGVCGIGPDAMAMRKLLLQNIMGAGTYSHHAYEAFRTLKATGEGKTPFKIKEPEKLKWMCEKLGIDTNQDINKMAIQLADLLEHQQQIGVEEKNLMVEAFAPKKRKQVWRDLNIYPAGTVHEEQNCVASCLTNVDGNYASLALKALRLGLATIYNSQIGLEMVQDILFGTPQPHEVDVDLGIMCPEHINIVFNGHQPWIGAAMIERARSSDVQEKARAAGAKGLRVVGSIETGQELLQRFEMDDVFVGLMGNWLTIEPLLATGTVDVLAMEENCSPPAIDMYAEKYQATLVSISTIIDIPGLQHKLPYDPSETDKIVETLIDLAIDNFKKRKGKVTPKVPQHKTKAIAGFSTEAVLGALGNKLDPLVEVIAAGKIKGVVALANCSTLRNGPQDWNTVNLTKQLIKKDILVVAGGCGNHALEVAGLCNLDSIKEAGPGLQEICTALKIPPVLSFGTCTDTGRISMLVTALADHLDVDIPQLPIAVTAPEWMEQKATIDGVFAVAYGAYTHLSPTPFITGAPQLIKLLTEDVEGLTGGKVAVGDDPVEVAQGIEAHIMAKRKGLGLH